The Papaver somniferum cultivar HN1 chromosome 3, ASM357369v1, whole genome shotgun sequence genome includes a region encoding these proteins:
- the LOC113358699 gene encoding uncharacterized protein LOC113358699, with the protein MAMRNFYNGIKGLKVKELPAHLKPIFTVDHVKKTVSKGMDNYHQKYILTGSIDPLLHVCFGGMVFSYLVALPEERRHLAHAREHAAAH; encoded by the coding sequence ATGGCGATGAGGAATTTCTACAACGGAATCAAAGGATTGAAAGTGAAAGAATTACCAGCACATCTGAAACCAATCTTTACAGTTGATCATGTTAAGAAAACAGTTAGTAAGGGAATGGATAACTATCATCAGAAGTATATTTTAACTGGTTCCATCGATCCACTTCTTCATGTTTGTTTTGGTGGTATGGTGTTCTCTTACCTTGTTGCTCTTCCCGAAGAACGCCGTCATCTTGCTCATGCCAGAGAGCATGCTGCGGCTCACTGA